GGGTTTATCGCGGGCGCCGGATCGTGAGCGCCGCCTGGTTGCGCCAATCCCTGGCGCCGGCCGCCGTCATCTCGGACGTCGATCCCTACGCGGACGGGTATGGCTATTTCTGGTACTCGAAGACCCACACCCTCAACGGGCGGCCGGTCCAGGTGTCCTTCGCCTCGGGCAACGGCGGCAACAAGCTCTACATCGTCCCGGAGCGGAAGCTGGTCGTGGCCATCACGTCCAGCGCGTATGGCCGCGGCTACGGCCAGCGGCGCTCCGAGGACATTCTCAAGGCCGTGCTGGCGGCGGACGCCGAGCGCTGACCGCCGTTCACGGTGCGCTCGCCAGCCGAGTGTCCGCTATCGGCACCGGCCCCGGGCGCGAACATCCGGAGAGGGGCCCGAAAATGCGGATCCAGACAGAGGGCCCCCTCTTTTCACCCGGCCCCGCGCGAAGTGCGGCATGGTGGGCTGAATGGAGATTGCCGGACCGCCCGTGACACCCACTCCCGACGAGAACACCCGCCGTCTCACGCTCAAGCAGCGCTACGACCGGTACATGGCGCGCTTCAAGGAGTTCCTCTCCCGCTACGGGATGCTGGCCATCGCCGTGCACGCGGTGTCCTGCCTGATCTTCTACCTGAGCTTCGTGCTGCTCATCCGCGCGGGCTTCCAGTTGCAGAGCACCGAGGGCACGGTGGGAGCCTTCGCCGGGGCGTATGTCATCTACAAGGCCACCCAGGTCCCGCGCGTCGCCCTCACCTTCCTCATCACGCCCTTCATCGACCGGCTCATCCGGCGGCTGCGGAACAAGGGGCAGGGCCCCTCGAATCCCTCCACGCCCTGAGCGGCAGCCGGTCATTCCGTTGACCCACCGCCCCCCCAGAATTCGAATCCACTCGGAGGACGGAACCCTTCTCGTCCGAGAGGGGCTGAGCATCTCCTTCTCCATGCATCGCCCCCACTCAGAGATCTCCCAAGGAGTTCTCAAGGCGCTGGAGCACTACCGAAGTGCCGTGGGCCCGGAGGGCCTGGGCCTTTATGCGGACGAGGAGGGAAGCTGGTGGACGCTGGATGCAGAAGGATGGGATGCCGTTCGCCACCAACTGCACCATCCGCACCGGGCCAGTGTCCATCTCGTGGATGCATCCGCGGAGCAGCGCCGCTACCGGTTCGATTATGACGGCAAACGGCTTGGGGCTCCTGCCCTTGCCCATGAGCCCGGCGCGGTGTCCGCCGTGGCCTTCTGGCTTCCGGCCGAGTACCTGGAGGCCCAGGGTCCTGAACAGGTCCGTGCGCTCGCGATGACTTTGGCGGGCCCGCTCCCTTTCTGTTCCGGTCACGCAGGCCTTGCCTTCAACGGGCTACTGGACAAGTCAGGCGTGAAGAAAGAACTCCTTCCGTGGCTCTTCCGCCATCCCGGGTTGGATATTCCCGAGTTGGACAGGTACTCCTGGACCCTCGGCACTCGCGTGCGCACGATCTCCTGGCTCACGTTCCTGGGCCCTCCCGTTCTGGACGAGCTGGGAGGGGCGGCGGCCCTTCACGCGCGGTTATCGTGGCCTGGCACCCGGGTGGAAGCGATGGGCGGAGGGCGTGCTGTCGTCACCCTGGGCGCATTTCCAGAAGCTGGCGACACGGAAGCCGGCGAGCTTCTTCCCGGCTACCGGGAGCTGGCTCAAGCCTTGGAGCCCTGGCTTTATCAAGCGCCCTTTCAGCCAGGGTCAGGCTTCACCGAGGAAGCGCTGCGCCGCTGGGAGCGCCGGTTTCTCGATTGATCCACCGCCTCACGGCCGCCGACAGAGCGGAGCCCCCTACTCTTCGTCCCGGCTCCCCGCGCTCACCCTGTCGAGGGATGTGACGAAGCGCTCGAGCAACCGCGCGAATTGCTTGCGCTCCTCCGCTGGCCAGTCCTCCATCACGGCCACGAAGAAGTGGCGCCGGTGCTGCCCCGCCGCCTCGGCGAGCGCACGCCCCTGCGGCGTCAGTTCCAGGCAGCTCCGCCGCCCGTCACGCTGGGACGCCACCCGGACCACGTCCCCCGCCTCGATGGCCTCCGAGACCATCCGGCTGGCGCGCGATGGATCGATGCCCAGGCGCTCGGCCACCTCCCCCACCGTCACCCCGCCCTCTTCGGACGGCCCTTGATCGAGTGCGTCGGCCACGAAGGCACGCGAGGCCGCGACGGGCTCCCCCTGTTCCCGCTCCACACGCCGGCTGATGGCTCGGCGCGTGAAGCTACGGCGGAGGCGCACCATCGCGCGCTCGATCGCCACGAGCGAGGCGTCCTGGGAAGAGGCGGCACGGACCTTCGAGGAACGGGGCACCCTGCTTTTCTACCAGCCCCCTGCACCGTCCGCCATTTATGTGCTAATAGCACATATCTGCCTTGAGCATTCAAAGGAGGCGCTGATGCAGCACCTCGCCCTCGTGGCGCTCGATGTTCCCAGCATGGAGCGGTTCTACCGGGAGTACTTCCACTTCCGGCCGGGGCATGGCCCAGGCTTCCTGGTGGATGAGCGCGGCTTCCTCCTGTCGATTGAGCCGGCCCGCGCGCCCCCCGGGATTCCCTCGTGGCTGCACCATGGCTTTCACCTGGCCTCGCGCGACGCGCTCGTGGCGCTTCACGAGCGCATGCAGGCCCAGGGAGTG
Above is a genomic segment from Stigmatella erecta containing:
- a CDS encoding FAM210 family protein, coding for MTPTPDENTRRLTLKQRYDRYMARFKEFLSRYGMLAIAVHAVSCLIFYLSFVLLIRAGFQLQSTEGTVGAFAGAYVIYKATQVPRVALTFLITPFIDRLIRRLRNKGQGPSNPSTP
- a CDS encoding DUF3396 domain-containing protein translates to MHRPHSEISQGVLKALEHYRSAVGPEGLGLYADEEGSWWTLDAEGWDAVRHQLHHPHRASVHLVDASAEQRRYRFDYDGKRLGAPALAHEPGAVSAVAFWLPAEYLEAQGPEQVRALAMTLAGPLPFCSGHAGLAFNGLLDKSGVKKELLPWLFRHPGLDIPELDRYSWTLGTRVRTISWLTFLGPPVLDELGGAAALHARLSWPGTRVEAMGGGRAVVTLGAFPEAGDTEAGELLPGYRELAQALEPWLYQAPFQPGSGFTEEALRRWERRFLD
- a CDS encoding MarR family winged helix-turn-helix transcriptional regulator, whose product is MPRSSKVRAASSQDASLVAIERAMVRLRRSFTRRAISRRVEREQGEPVAASRAFVADALDQGPSEEGGVTVGEVAERLGIDPSRASRMVSEAIEAGDVVRVASQRDGRRSCLELTPQGRALAEAAGQHRRHFFVAVMEDWPAEERKQFARLLERFVTSLDRVSAGSRDEE
- a CDS encoding VOC family protein — translated: MQHLALVALDVPSMERFYREYFHFRPGHGPGFLVDERGFLLSIEPARAPPGIPSWLHHGFHLASRDALVALHERMQAQGVPIVEPPKDQGRTAVFFCRDPGGYLVEVRAPLAPS